The DNA region TCTTGTCTGGGGTTTCATACAGACCTCTGCGCTCCAGGAAGCAGTGCCTATTACGCACCTCATCCAAAGTCAAGCGGAACAACTTGGACTTCACCATTTCCGCCTGTTTCACACCCATTCGGAAGTATACATACTGTAGCAGAACAAGTAGACAGAGGACAAATACCAAGTTACCAAAATGCATTTATAACACACTTTTATAAAATCAGTTAGTAAACAGCTGCAATTGGCTACTTCTAAGTCAGAAATAGTGATATGTAATTTAAAACTTTAACTTAATTGGAACACATTTTAATCACTAGCACAAGAGTTCTgtacacaaataaacaaaaaattgacaacatttaaaataacaactGTTGATGTAGAACTCTCAAGTCTGTTTAATTCTACATGCTGTGAAAATTTATATAGATGGGAGCTTTTACACCAAGGACCTAAAGAAGACAATAAATCTTCATTCAAATTTGTTTTAATGTATGAATTGTAAGAACCTACACATATAGCAATAAATTAACAATTTCTACAGTTTGTTTATTGTATCAAAACCATACAATGGACACCTAAAGGCCTACAAATCTAATATAAATGCTTGCATTTTTGGGTGTCTAATTAATGTCGGTTTTACACACTGACCTGAAACTTATACTCCAGGTGATCTATGTTTTCCATCACTATAGCCGGACTGTCCCGTAGGATGCCTGTGACCTGCTGCATGGTGAACAGACACTTCTCATGCAGGAACGCAACTCTGTTTCTAATTTTCTTTGCAGGTACAGTCAAGATTTGAGGGTAATGGACCACCACTCTCTGAAGACTGCCTGAAAGACACGTTTGACACCACTGGAGTCCCGACATCTTTTCCACAGTACTCTGATCAATGGAAATCTTAATCTCACCTTCCACGAAACCAAGTTTCCGCAGGTTGTTGATGCGCTGCTGAAGTTGAGCTTCCCTGACAGTGTAAAGTTCAGGACATTTTTCAAACACCTTTAACATGCTGGCAGCATTGAGGCCCAAAACAAAAAGAGCTGTAATAGTTGATAAAGCATGTTTGCCAGTACTTCCTCTAAACTGGGAGAAGACAGCACAGACATGCTCTGCCTGGGTCTCTGTAAATCCCATCTGCTCCAAAGAATGCAAAGACAGGTCTGACTCTGACTGACTGGATAAAAGATCGAGACCCTGGTTATTGTGGGCTGGCTGCAAAGGTTCATGACTGGTGGGGTGGCAGAGCAACCTGCACCCTATACACACGGTAGGTAGGTGACGTCTCCACAGCTGAGATGAGATGAATGCTGCAGTGGCATTTCTAGTACTCCAACGGAGAAGCTGAAAAATGCGAATTTAACAAATTGTCACTGCAAAATAGTATCGTAAAAGATAAACAAAACCCATATCTATTACCGAAACTGCAGACAATAATAAGCAGTATTAGCATAAAATTAGCAAACGTAGAGGTTACAGGAAAAACCTTAGCCTAGACTTCACTCGATTATACAATGCATGTCATTACATACACCGGTAATACATTTTACGTTTTATTAAataacaaatgtaaaaatgttgtTAAAAACGTTTAGACTCACTTGACACGCAACAGCTACAGTACTCATACTTGTCCGTCCTACTAAAAATCCCGCCGATTCGCTTAAGAAGACAAACGTTCCGTTTTACGCCGATTGTCTTAAATGGTTTATTACGAAAAGTACCGACAGAACTCAATCAATTATTGCATTTGACTTCCGGGTCCAAAAGTAGAATATTATTGATATGTGGCTACAGATaaaacaggggggaaaaaagtcaatGTCAATCAGTCCGGATCCAAATTAAATCCAAATCCCATTGTTTAGTCATTTAAAAACGTACAAGAAAAGCTAAAATATTTATTGATGtataagaataaataaaatattgtaaatatactTACATTCTTATTAAAACCTTTAAGGATAAAAATCATagacataaaaaacacaaatataaacatTTCCCCCTTCACTGAAGTTGAACTGGGTAACAACTCAAGGTTAGTGTCACAACTTTTCAAAATAACCAACTGGTAAGTAGCTATTctaaacatatatatatgttaATATATTCAAATGATTTAATAAACTGTAACTTTATAAGGAAAACAAGTGCCAGCCTAACAGCTGTCTGCCAGCACATTTCCATTTCCTTGTGCTTCAATTTATGTCCTCTTTGCACAGCTACACAGCTAAATGTTGGGTTGGTTCGCTTCAGCTTCCATCATGAATCCTCCTGGAGATACTTCTGAAGTTCCGATTCCAGGGCTACCATTGACAGCCTGTCATCCTCATTATCTTCTTCATCCTCAGTGGGGATCTCATCATGTTGTACAGGAAACAAACCTTTGATATGTGGCTGTAACTGTGGTGAGCCtggcaaaagaacacagaacatTGACTCAGCGAGACCAACCGTTAAAAAAAGACTGACTGGTTAGTTAACTTACAGTAGCTCTGTGCTGAACAGATCACCTCCGACCAGCTGTACTCTGCCAGGGAAATGTGTTGACTGACCCAAGACTGCAGCAGTAGCTCATCGAGAGTCATTCTCAGCCTGggatcaggctgcagcagcccaCATAACATGCCTTTCAGCTCTAGGACCATGCAGAGAGAAATCTTAGAACCTGTTCAAAGATGTGTTTTAAACAAACCAGTGAAAAATCATTTGGACATATACCAAGAGAGAGGGGAAATGGGATCCTAAGTTTGGCGTTCAGGATCTCTTCTACACCACAGAAAGGGTTCTCACTGAAGAGCAGAGTGTAGAGCAACACACCAAGAGACCACATCTCCAGCTCTGGACCCTCATATCTACCACAAACAACGAGACCGAGGACAAGAGAATTAAACAAGTTGCATTTAGGAAAACAAAATATTCCCTTGTCTGTTCATGGCTTTGCTGTTGTTTAACTGTGCATTGCAAATACAGGAGTTACTTCAGTCATCTAGAACCAATGATCACTTATTCTCAAATTTAGACAGGCTCATCCTCAAAATGCAAAGCAGAAACCATGAAATGTTTAATCTTGACATAAACTGTAGGTACATACGGATTTCCCTGGAGCACCTCTGGGGAGCAGTACTCCAGCGTACCACAGAAATTGTAAAAGAGCTTCTTAGGCCCCATCATGGCGGCAGAGCCAAAGTCAATGAGTCGGATGTGGAAACATTTATCGATGATGATGTTTTCATCCTTAATGTCTCTGTGAAGGATGTTCTTTGTTCTCAGATAGAAAACTGCGGCCACCAGCTGTGGAGAGATGGACGCCCTCATTTCAACACAAACGTTTCATTGAGACATTCTTTTGTTGCTTGTTTTCTCTTTGGAACACTACACTGGAGGCGTACTTGTCTAAAGATATAGCTAGCCAGAGGTTCATCCAGGCTGGGGTGCATGTCGATGAATTCAAAAAGGTCCAAGCCCTCTCCATGTTTCTCCATCACCATCTGGAAGTAGCTTCCATTCTcaaacacctccagcacctggaacaaaaaagaagcaca from Takifugu flavidus isolate HTHZ2018 chromosome 15, ASM371156v2, whole genome shotgun sequence includes:
- the mterf4 gene encoding transcription termination factor 4, mitochondrial, with translation MSTVAVACQLLRWSTRNATAAFISSQLWRRHLPTVCIGCRLLCHPTSHEPLQPAHNNQGLDLLSSQSESDLSLHSLEQMGFTETQAEHVCAVFSQFRGSTGKHALSTITALFVLGLNAASMLKVFEKCPELYTVREAQLQQRINNLRKLGFVEGSLQRVVVHYPQILTVPAKKIRNRVAFLHEKCLFTMQQVTGILRDSPAIVMENIDHLEYKFQYVYFRMGVKQAEMVKSKLFRLTLDEVRNRHCFLERRGLYETPDKNGQTMIINPKLDSVLNCDEDTFLKVAKASAEEYDVFKRLVEREWQQQEQQLGSFGADSGDEEEEEEGDDEEQEEETGGRDGYRKRKKRR